AAAGGCGGATCGCCAGGTTCGACTCGAAGTCGGGCACGTCGCGGCGCTCCGGCTTCCAGCTGACCGTCGGTTCGGCCATCGCGCCATTCCGCAGCAGCAGATGGTCGATCGAGCCTTCATCGGTCGGCGGCTCGAATCCGTACTTGAGGTGCAGTTCCTCGAAGGCCGAGCTGGACCGCGGCCTGATGTTGAAGTCACCGCCGAGGACGAGCGGCAGGTCGCCCGCCCATTCGACGGCCAGTCTGGCCGCCCGGAGCACGTCGCGCTGGCCGTGCTCCCGGCCGGTGCTGGCGTGGATGTTGGCGACGCAGAGACCGCCGTTCAGCTGAATCATCGAGAGCGCCCGCCGCTCCGGTAGCCAGCAGAGGGTCTGGTTGTTCCGGGTCACGATCACGCCCCCGGGTTTGTCGTTGCGGACGAGGATCAGGTTCGAACCACCCTCCCAGCTGCCTGGCAGATGCGGCCGCACGCGAGCGACCGGCGACATCACCGGCGACATCCAGTTGCGGGAGGTCAAGGCGCGGTGATGAGTCGCCCCGGTGGCCGCCGCGAGCCGCTCGTCCCAGCGCGGCGGCACCTCCTGGAGCAGGGCGATGTCCCAGTCGGCGGCGGCCAGGAACGCGCCGAACTCGTTGAACAGGTCCCGGTTGAGCAGGACGTGGCTCGCGCCGGTCACCGGCCTGCCCAGGACTCTCCAGG
The nucleotide sequence above comes from Thermoleophilia bacterium. Encoded proteins:
- a CDS encoding endonuclease/exonuclease/phosphatase family protein, translated to MAAAARISRHRDLAGLFGGEELLNWRLLSWNLFHGRDFPPEPGPAGFSWRVLGRPVTGASHVLLNRDLFNEFGAFLAAADWDIALLQEVPPRWDERLAAATGATHHRALTSRNWMSPVMSPVARVRPHLPGSWEGGSNLILVRNDKPGGVIVTRNNQTLCWLPERRALSMIQLNGGLCVANIHASTGREHGQRDVLRAARLAVEWAGDLPLVLGGDFNIRPRSSSAFEELHLKYGFEPPTDEGSIDHLLLRNGAMAEPTVSWKPERRDVPDFESNLAIRLSDHSPVIARISV